A single Defluviitalea saccharophila DNA region contains:
- a CDS encoding YmaF family protein yields MNEYQNQARPKPRPNAQTHVHEFVGSVMVAEGVEPHTHRFAGVTSEVIPLPCGGHKHALYTNTDFYEKHYHEVAAETGPAICVGDGRHIHYVNATTTLNAGHTHDFIFATLIENPIGD; encoded by the coding sequence ATGAACGAATACCAAAACCAAGCCAGACCCAAACCAAGGCCAAATGCTCAGACCCACGTTCATGAATTTGTTGGCAGCGTAATGGTTGCAGAAGGCGTGGAGCCTCATACCCACCGTTTTGCCGGTGTAACCAGCGAAGTCATTCCTTTGCCTTGCGGCGGACACAAACATGCTTTATACACCAATACCGACTTCTATGAAAAACACTACCATGAAGTGGCTGCTGAAACTGGACCTGCTATCTGTGTAGGAGACGGAAGACATATCCACTACGTTAATGCTACCACCACTCTAAATGCCGGCCATACTCATGATTTTATCTTTGCTACTTTAATCGAAAATCCAATAGGGGACTAA